A genomic window from Cloacibacillus evryensis DSM 19522 includes:
- a CDS encoding Synerg-CTERM sorting domain-containing protein: MKKLLVLMLAAVLLAVMAAGAMAAVIVSPNYVYDASFDLKLTQDGVSDIECDTYQYSKEDINDEGDKFYAGLPNPGSYSGGEILSVFTVYGVISPDLVDAVYYSNVPAAIGDAAGSLYLYFVNEDFTSSDLTTKAVMSVSAKYDADKKMLAVKPLPSEIGKSFWQPDGMGTRLILVKGTGDTPTPTPDPTGPVVTSADFKAQSAVSSDVKFGYEGASFDVIPGPDGYGTEEEVTASNITTGLPDNTKAISLLTSFSMALYDEENDEYLDGKVSGDVALKFQLDPGVTVPEGASLYALIPVYESVFRSSPLKSAQKSSALAAGDGVKFSAFPAEYDKDTKTVTFTANGIYDEAAVVLAAVTAEETPTPDPEPTPSGSSSSGCSAGFGALALLALAPLMIRRKK, encoded by the coding sequence ATGAAGAAGTTATTGGTTTTGATGTTGGCGGCGGTATTGTTGGCGGTAATGGCGGCGGGGGCGATGGCGGCGGTGATCGTCAGCCCGAATTATGTTTATGACGCCAGTTTCGATCTGAAACTAACGCAGGATGGTGTCAGTGATATTGAATGCGATACATACCAGTATTCAAAGGAGGATATAAATGACGAAGGCGATAAGTTCTATGCCGGCCTTCCTAATCCCGGTTCATATTCCGGCGGTGAGATATTGTCGGTTTTTACAGTCTATGGCGTAATTAGCCCTGATTTGGTGGACGCGGTTTACTATTCTAACGTTCCCGCCGCGATAGGCGACGCCGCGGGGTCGCTCTATCTCTATTTTGTGAATGAAGATTTTACATCGTCCGACCTTACGACGAAAGCGGTGATGTCAGTCAGCGCCAAATATGACGCAGATAAAAAGATGCTGGCAGTCAAGCCTCTTCCGTCCGAAATTGGAAAATCATTCTGGCAGCCAGATGGAATGGGAACACGGCTAATCCTCGTCAAAGGCACCGGCGATACCCCAACTCCCACTCCAGACCCGACCGGCCCCGTAGTTACAAGCGCCGATTTTAAAGCGCAGAGCGCCGTCTCAAGCGACGTCAAGTTCGGCTATGAGGGAGCGTCCTTCGACGTTATCCCCGGCCCCGATGGTTATGGAACAGAAGAAGAGGTCACGGCGAGCAATATCACGACAGGTTTGCCGGACAACACGAAGGCGATCTCGCTCCTGACCTCGTTCTCGATGGCGCTTTATGATGAAGAGAACGACGAGTATCTCGACGGGAAAGTCAGCGGAGACGTCGCCCTGAAGTTCCAGCTCGACCCCGGCGTGACCGTACCCGAGGGGGCCAGCCTCTACGCGTTGATACCGGTCTACGAGAGCGTATTCAGGTCCAGCCCCCTGAAAAGCGCGCAGAAGAGCTCCGCGCTGGCCGCGGGCGACGGCGTAAAGTTCAGCGCCTTCCCCGCGGAGTATGACAAGGATACAAAAACGGTGACCTTCACGGCAAACGGCATCTACGACGAAGCCGCGGTCGTACTCGCGGCGGTGACGGCGGAAGAGACCCCGACACCAGATCCAGAGCCGACGCCCTCCGGGAGCTCGTCAAGCGGATGCAGCGCCGGCTTCGGCGCGCTCGCGCTTCTGGCCCTCGCGCCCCTCATGATCCGCAGGAAAAAGTAA
- a CDS encoding Synerg-CTERM sorting domain-containing protein, whose product MKNGVRWNVDLSFVKTVVSYEGGRFSRVQIILLILAMSLFTLAPRAAFAAWDGTVDTGWYNKSGTVFSISNEKQLAGLAQLVNAGSDDFKGKTVSLTADLDLGGCYWTPIGNYNVGAPSISFDGTFDGGGYKIVGLAVDSRETSLKSSGGLFAYIGASGSVKELWLSADIYIDLPQAGDGSSHTCAGALTAYNGGTITGCSVSGTVETARFDVGAIAGWNDGLVEGCSSDAKIRAAGAWGAQAGVGGIVGSNVRKALFDYENLPDARIVGCSFSGSVESVSGPSDPAYQSYAGGIAGTNDGAISGCVNRGTITGEGGYDIGGIAGRNGADNNFKASIRSCTAIGALHASGGMGKSGIAGENHAPAEDISVIRDCMWLTSSAEKMIGDYSSPADYVGDNNVGVDTWPESLSLDREAVSGDVSEGETFTVTLNAMVMPEDTSPSLRGVSWSEFPSSGTVASVALTASGDYGESCAVLIAGYGEVRVRAVASADKSVYKECVIRVNRKDAPPVPPTPDAGPVTSADYAPQAVVPLLSADLPEGVTTVAASLDEERCLAAVKALVAGGFEGITDGLGADPVSADTLTSFILEATHGDETSGDLSVTITLETGVKLPAGYNKLYVMIPYKTGGGFAAFPTAYEAGTGGVITELSFTIKGYENFFTSAPVIITAVNEAGTPKPGGSSGGCSAGFGAPALLTLCPLLLRKRRS is encoded by the coding sequence GTGAAAAACGGTGTCAGATGGAACGTAGATTTATCGTTTGTCAAAACTGTAGTATCTTACGAGGGGGGGCGGTTCAGTAGAGTTCAAATAATCCTGCTGATTCTGGCCATGTCGCTCTTCACGCTCGCACCGCGCGCGGCGTTCGCGGCGTGGGACGGCACGGTTGATACCGGCTGGTATAACAAGTCCGGTACGGTTTTCAGCATTTCAAATGAGAAACAGCTCGCGGGCCTCGCGCAGCTCGTCAACGCCGGCAGCGACGATTTCAAAGGCAAAACGGTCAGTCTCACTGCAGACCTGGACCTCGGCGGCTGTTATTGGACGCCGATAGGCAACTATAACGTAGGCGCGCCAAGCATTTCGTTTGACGGGACATTCGACGGCGGCGGCTATAAAATTGTCGGGCTTGCGGTCGACAGCAGGGAAACTTCGCTGAAATCGTCGGGCGGCCTCTTCGCCTATATCGGAGCCTCCGGCAGTGTGAAGGAGCTGTGGCTCTCCGCTGATATTTATATCGACCTTCCGCAGGCCGGAGACGGTTCGTCACATACCTGCGCGGGGGCGCTGACGGCCTATAACGGCGGCACAATCACGGGCTGCTCCGTCTCCGGCACGGTGGAGACGGCGAGGTTCGACGTCGGGGCGATCGCCGGATGGAATGACGGCCTCGTAGAAGGCTGCTCATCCGACGCGAAGATCCGGGCGGCCGGCGCGTGGGGTGCGCAGGCCGGCGTCGGGGGGATCGTGGGCAGCAATGTCCGCAAGGCCCTGTTTGATTACGAGAACCTTCCCGACGCGCGGATTGTCGGATGCAGCTTCAGCGGCAGCGTGGAGAGCGTCAGCGGCCCATCTGATCCCGCATACCAATCATATGCCGGCGGTATCGCCGGGACTAACGACGGGGCGATAAGCGGGTGCGTCAATCGCGGAACGATCACCGGCGAGGGCGGTTACGATATCGGCGGCATCGCCGGCAGGAACGGCGCCGATAACAATTTTAAGGCCTCCATAAGGTCATGCACCGCCATCGGCGCGCTACATGCCTCCGGCGGAATGGGAAAGAGCGGCATCGCCGGGGAAAACCACGCCCCCGCAGAGGATATCTCCGTGATTAGGGATTGCATGTGGCTTACAAGCAGCGCCGAAAAGATGATCGGAGATTATTCCTCGCCAGCGGATTACGTGGGAGATAATAACGTCGGGGTCGACACCTGGCCCGAGAGCCTGTCTCTGGACAGAGAAGCGGTGAGCGGCGACGTCTCCGAAGGAGAAACCTTTACGGTGACGCTGAACGCCATGGTCATGCCGGAGGATACTTCACCATCTCTGCGCGGCGTGAGTTGGAGCGAATTTCCCTCTTCCGGTACGGTGGCCTCCGTCGCTCTCACGGCGTCGGGAGATTACGGCGAGAGCTGCGCGGTGCTCATAGCGGGCTATGGCGAGGTTCGCGTAAGGGCGGTTGCCTCCGCCGATAAGAGCGTTTATAAGGAATGTGTGATACGCGTAAACCGCAAGGATGCTCCGCCCGTCCCGCCAACACCGGACGCCGGTCCCGTGACAAGCGCTGACTACGCGCCGCAAGCCGTCGTTCCTCTTCTCTCTGCCGATCTGCCGGAGGGCGTAACGACCGTAGCCGCCTCGCTTGACGAAGAAAGATGTCTCGCCGCTGTCAAGGCGCTCGTCGCGGGTGGCTTCGAGGGCATAACAGATGGGCTTGGCGCGGACCCAGTGAGCGCCGACACGCTGACCTCCTTCATCCTGGAGGCGACACACGGCGACGAGACATCAGGGGATCTGTCTGTCACCATAACGCTTGAAACCGGCGTGAAGCTCCCCGCTGGTTACAACAAGCTCTACGTGATGATCCCATACAAAACTGGCGGCGGCTTCGCGGCCTTTCCAACAGCATACGAAGCGGGAACAGGCGGCGTGATCACGGAGCTCTCTTTCACTATCAAGGGCTATGAAAATTTCTTCACCTCCGCGCCGGTGATAATCACGGCGGTGAACGAAGCCGGGACGCCGAAGCCCGGCGGCTCGTCGGGCGGATGCAGCGCCGGATTCGGCGCGCCGGCGCTGCTGACGCTCTGCCCGCTCCTTCTTCGCAAAAGGCGGAGCTAA
- a CDS encoding acetoacetate decarboxylase family protein: MSKIEIKKANNMPVQEPLVPEPMVPYSCKNSRTVYAMCEVNEETVRKHLAPTPFEYVSNICMIYVNNFLESPELPYMDSGIVFTVKYKSMYGGYYMYEWEDNDAAIATGRYWGYPKKYACMTLEKDGDIIRGTTTRKGVKLIDIELDLSKSVKDVPVLHTTFPHLNLLTIPNPDGPGIFSQRVTARDNSSTCKTLSNLHGEAKVTLNCSPNDPIGDFMPVKVMGGGYSITDFLATMENGWAKVIDTLI, from the coding sequence ATGAGCAAAATAGAAATTAAGAAAGCCAATAATATGCCGGTACAAGAACCTCTCGTTCCAGAGCCCATGGTCCCGTATAGCTGTAAGAACAGCAGGACCGTATATGCCATGTGTGAGGTTAATGAAGAAACTGTGCGTAAGCATTTAGCGCCGACTCCCTTCGAGTATGTAAGTAACATCTGCATGATATACGTGAACAATTTCCTTGAGAGCCCGGAACTTCCCTACATGGATTCCGGGATTGTCTTCACCGTGAAATACAAAAGTATGTACGGCGGATATTATATGTACGAATGGGAAGACAACGACGCGGCTATCGCCACCGGCCGTTACTGGGGGTATCCCAAGAAATATGCGTGTATGACGCTGGAAAAAGATGGAGATATTATCAGGGGAACGACAACAAGAAAAGGTGTTAAGCTGATAGATATCGAGCTTGACCTCTCAAAGTCTGTTAAAGATGTTCCTGTTTTACACACGACATTCCCGCATCTCAACCTTTTGACTATTCCAAACCCTGACGGACCGGGAATTTTCTCACAACGCGTTACTGCCAGAGACAATTCCTCCACCTGCAAAACCCTTTCAAACCTGCATGGAGAGGCGAAGGTGACGCTAAACTGTTCACCAAACGACCCCATCGGAGACTTTATGCCCGTTAAAGTCATGGGTGGCGGTTATTCAATCACCGATTTTCTCGCAACGATGGAAAACGGCTGGGCGAAGGTCATAGACACGCTTATTTAA
- a CDS encoding helix-turn-helix domain-containing protein yields MSGIMRATAVFTVYTVIYLLTEFALYGRFSEIFGSGSVPALYATLMFLNGCGYLLFPCVSRFFAEERKKRWFLAAAAAVLAASAILTDVSSQHAVVILGAFASMIAGGYLGGAALYAGAVRLRGSGVEGRAFSAAIALSVLIQFPIQNYGGGPYIRLAAIAAGSLIFLKMILPLPEARSFPAEAAENTKRKYTGELVAAAVIVLLLSHFYGIGDGFLMKLNAEGKVSVVTWPRLLYVPGLLIAGFLADRKNGRYLTAVTLAVASVLSVYPLFLEKGLSYEIFHVTFWLFNGFYVVYLSVPFLKLSVNSGFPELWAGMGRSVKQFVNCISVIPTAILLDSSGPRWALYCNAAVVVAMTAFSCLTLLRKNAASDAGAPETTGPGVVEEHLGSFAERYSLTKRETMVLEKMIVEDETAKEIGRSLYISERSCQRHITAIYEKAGVKNRAALLMIFFKDNNETTKDIQKLTIQK; encoded by the coding sequence GTGTCAGGCATAATGAGAGCGACCGCCGTCTTTACGGTGTATACGGTAATATACCTTCTCACCGAATTCGCCCTCTACGGACGCTTTTCGGAAATATTCGGCAGCGGCTCCGTTCCCGCCCTCTACGCGACCCTGATGTTCCTCAATGGGTGCGGCTACCTCCTCTTTCCCTGCGTCTCGCGCTTTTTCGCGGAAGAGCGGAAAAAGCGATGGTTCCTCGCGGCCGCGGCGGCGGTTTTGGCGGCCTCCGCCATCCTTACCGACGTCAGTTCGCAGCATGCCGTCGTCATCCTCGGCGCCTTTGCCTCCATGATCGCCGGCGGCTACCTCGGCGGCGCGGCGCTCTACGCGGGGGCCGTGAGGCTTCGCGGCAGCGGCGTCGAGGGGCGCGCCTTCTCAGCCGCCATCGCCCTCTCCGTGCTGATTCAATTTCCCATCCAGAACTACGGCGGCGGACCTTACATAAGATTGGCCGCCATTGCCGCCGGCTCGCTGATATTCCTGAAGATGATCCTGCCTCTGCCGGAGGCGAGATCGTTTCCCGCAGAGGCGGCGGAAAATACAAAACGCAAATACACCGGAGAGCTGGTCGCCGCCGCCGTCATCGTGCTGCTCCTGAGCCACTTCTACGGCATCGGCGACGGTTTTCTCATGAAGCTCAACGCCGAAGGCAAAGTCTCCGTCGTTACCTGGCCGCGCCTCCTCTATGTGCCCGGCCTGCTCATCGCCGGTTTTCTAGCCGACCGGAAAAATGGCCGCTATCTGACCGCGGTAACTCTCGCCGTGGCCTCGGTGCTTTCCGTTTATCCGCTCTTTCTTGAAAAGGGGCTCTCGTATGAAATATTCCACGTTACCTTCTGGCTCTTCAACGGTTTCTACGTGGTCTACCTCAGCGTGCCCTTCCTCAAACTCTCCGTAAACAGCGGTTTCCCCGAACTATGGGCGGGCATGGGGCGCTCCGTCAAGCAGTTCGTCAACTGTATCTCCGTCATTCCCACCGCCATCCTTCTCGACTCCTCCGGCCCTCGCTGGGCGCTATACTGCAACGCCGCCGTCGTCGTCGCCATGACGGCCTTCTCATGCCTCACCCTCCTGCGCAAAAATGCGGCGAGTGATGCCGGCGCGCCCGAAACCACGGGCCCCGGCGTCGTGGAAGAGCATCTTGGCTCCTTCGCGGAAAGATACAGCCTGACCAAGCGTGAAACCATGGTCCTTGAAAAAATGATCGTTGAAGACGAAACGGCGAAAGAGATCGGCCGTTCCCTATATATCTCCGAACGGTCCTGCCAGCGTCACATCACCGCCATCTACGAAAAAGCCGGAGTGAAAAACCGCGCCGCGCTTTTGATGATCTTCTTTAAAGACAACAATGAGACAACTAAAGATATCCAGAAATTAACCATTCAGAAATAG
- a CDS encoding helix-turn-helix domain-containing protein, which translates to MRKRKTEERIKAIEMHKQGIPRRRIAEELGVSHDSVKTWISLYKSGQKDLLDDTRKKEPTARL; encoded by the coding sequence ATGCGTAAACGTAAAACAGAAGAAAGAATAAAAGCAATTGAGATGCACAAACAGGGAATTCCACGAAGGCGGATTGCTGAAGAACTTGGTGTTAGTCATGATTCTGTTAAAACATGGATATCTTTATATAAGAGCGGACAGAAGGACTTACTGGATGATACAAGGAAAAAAGAACCTACAGCAAGGCTGTAA
- a CDS encoding transposase, whose translation MYTNKKGNIFLSMIKDLFDNSIQGYQISRNNNIKLVTDTLKKAFENNNKVVADGPILHSDQGFQYTSHAYFNLTQRYGLKVSMSRKGNCLDNACAENFFSHIKSELVNRVKWENYEEAKDAIDKYIRYYNNDRIQIKLKKAPMQYRSLFIE comes from the coding sequence ATATATACGAACAAAAAGGGTAATATATTCCTCTCCATGATAAAAGATCTCTTTGATAATTCCATACAGGGATATCAAATCAGTCGTAATAATAATATTAAGTTAGTAACCGATACATTGAAGAAAGCATTTGAAAATAATAATAAGGTGGTCGCTGATGGACCAATCCTCCACAGCGACCAGGGGTTTCAATATACAAGCCATGCATATTTCAACCTGACACAAAGATACGGACTCAAGGTCTCGATGTCAAGGAAAGGAAATTGTTTGGATAATGCCTGTGCAGAAAACTTCTTTAGTCACATTAAATCAGAACTCGTCAACCGAGTAAAATGGGAGAACTACGAGGAGGCCAAAGATGCTATAGACAAATATATAAGGTATTATAATAACGACAGGATACAGATAAAATTGAAAAAGGCTCCGATGCAATATCGAAGTCTCTTTATTGAATAA
- a CDS encoding helix-turn-helix domain-containing protein, with product MIGKEIRARRKRFGLTQRVLARMINVRPTTLCQYENGTNEVSFAILRTIAEVLKCSVIDLAYEEFGLVKPADAAAKNPNSNDRAETKTLSFVDPLDDEIFVLLKDLDQIAKEKVISFMRDQKMITVYFKAVSGRK from the coding sequence GTGATCGGAAAAGAAATACGTGCCAGACGTAAGAGGTTCGGACTTACGCAGAGGGTGCTGGCTAGGATGATAAATGTGAGACCGACGACATTGTGCCAATATGAAAATGGTACAAATGAAGTGTCTTTTGCAATCCTCAGGACCATAGCGGAGGTATTAAAATGTTCCGTAATAGATCTTGCCTACGAAGAATTTGGATTGGTCAAGCCTGCTGACGCGGCGGCAAAAAACCCAAATTCAAATGACCGTGCCGAAACGAAAACGTTAAGCTTTGTTGACCCGCTTGACGACGAGATATTCGTTCTTTTAAAGGACTTGGATCAAATCGCAAAGGAAAAAGTTATCAGTTTCATGCGTGACCAGAAAATGATTACGGTATATTTCAAGGCAGTTAGCGGAAGAAAGTGA
- a CDS encoding IS3 family transposase: MEDKDGPLIEAIRTGQNINKNTYGYRRMTLWLNNFIGIHVNNKRVRRVMKKAGLQAEIRKRKSLK; encoded by the coding sequence ATGGAAGATAAAGACGGTCCTCTCATAGAAGCAATAAGAACGGGACAGAATATCAACAAAAACACTTATGGGTACAGGCGAATGACTCTGTGGCTCAACAACTTCATTGGCATTCATGTAAACAATAAGAGGGTAAGGCGTGTTATGAAAAAAGCGGGACTTCAAGCGGAAATAAGAAAAAGAAAAAGTTTAAAGTGA
- a CDS encoding YkvI family membrane protein — protein MERKNFLTVFILSGAYLAYLAGSGFGSGQEMMQYFTSFGYAGIMGILVSAVLWGSYATFIVKDSRDFGLTSLRQVYLFYCGKYLGNALFGFSLAYLFCMASLMIAGAGAAFAQYFNIGNEIGRIIMTVMVLVTGLLGMRKTVDVIGSLGPCIIVFVVLIAAIALTNGATGLEAGNEYVKSHNLLKPSENWLWAAIMYFSYCILFQAAYLSGVASTNPATTRQLVQSVVIGAVIYVLASILMMLAFIANISILEGIEVPNLYLGGMINPFLGAIYGIILLAALYTTTAPLVWSVTNVFAAEKTKAYPWVVVAVSVLAYFGSGFSSFSVLVNLVTTVAAYVGILYIVPVFYIKFVKKPKPAENA, from the coding sequence GTGGAAAGAAAGAATTTTTTAACTGTGTTTATCCTGTCCGGCGCGTATCTGGCCTACCTGGCAGGCTCCGGGTTCGGCAGCGGGCAGGAGATGATGCAGTATTTCACGTCATTCGGGTATGCAGGTATTATGGGAATCCTTGTAAGCGCCGTATTGTGGGGCTCTTACGCAACTTTTATTGTGAAAGACTCCAGAGACTTCGGGCTGACATCCCTTCGTCAGGTATATCTGTTTTATTGCGGTAAATACCTTGGCAACGCCCTGTTCGGCTTTTCCCTCGCCTACCTTTTTTGTATGGCAAGCCTGATGATAGCCGGAGCAGGCGCCGCTTTCGCACAATATTTTAATATTGGCAACGAGATCGGGCGAATAATAATGACTGTCATGGTTCTTGTGACAGGGCTTTTGGGCATGAGAAAAACCGTCGATGTTATAGGAAGCCTAGGGCCGTGCATTATCGTTTTCGTCGTTCTAATAGCCGCAATAGCTCTTACAAACGGAGCTACCGGGCTGGAGGCGGGAAATGAGTACGTAAAAAGCCATAACCTGCTGAAACCCAGCGAGAATTGGTTGTGGGCTGCGATAATGTATTTTTCATACTGCATTCTCTTCCAAGCCGCCTACCTTTCAGGCGTCGCCTCCACAAATCCAGCGACGACACGGCAACTTGTTCAAAGCGTAGTCATAGGAGCCGTAATATATGTATTGGCGTCTATTCTAATGATGCTGGCGTTCATAGCAAATATATCGATCCTGGAAGGAATAGAGGTGCCCAACTTATATTTGGGGGGCATGATAAATCCATTTCTTGGCGCAATTTACGGGATAATCCTGTTGGCGGCGCTTTATACGACGACGGCTCCGCTGGTATGGTCGGTTACAAACGTATTCGCTGCGGAAAAGACAAAAGCCTATCCGTGGGTAGTCGTGGCGGTATCTGTTCTTGCCTACTTTGGAAGCGGGTTCAGTTCCTTCTCCGTCCTGGTTAATCTTGTTACGACAGTGGCTGCATATGTCGGGATATTGTATATCGTTCCAGTTTTTTATATCAAGTTTGTGAAAAAGCCAAAACCTGCGGAAAATGCTTGA
- a CDS encoding helix-turn-helix domain-containing protein, whose protein sequence is MLGEEIRARRKRLGLTQKALASLINVKPTTMCQYENGTNEMSFAVLKNIAKVLNCSAADLAYEELGMADQPLGPSGDDAASPSGSKKEELFFTDPLDVEIVKLLKNLDKVAKEKVIAYMRDQKAVTNYFEIVRKHK, encoded by the coding sequence ATGCTCGGCGAAGAGATTCGTGCAAGACGAAAAAGATTGGGACTTACTCAAAAGGCTCTGGCCAGCCTCATAAATGTTAAACCAACCACCATGTGCCAGTACGAGAACGGCACAAATGAGATGTCTTTTGCGGTTTTAAAGAACATTGCGAAAGTTTTGAATTGTTCGGCGGCTGACCTCGCATATGAAGAGTTGGGAATGGCAGACCAACCGTTAGGACCTTCCGGCGATGATGCGGCATCTCCCTCCGGGTCGAAAAAAGAGGAACTTTTCTTCACAGACCCGCTTGATGTTGAGATCGTCAAGCTTTTAAAAAATTTGGATAAAGTAGCAAAAGAAAAAGTAATTGCCTATATGCGGGATCAAAAAGCCGTTACCAACTATTTTGAGATCGTGCGAAAACACAAATAA
- a CDS encoding type II toxin-antitoxin system RelE/ParE family toxin translates to MYKLEFLPVAQRDMVEIVQYISRELSDPTAAERLAEELISAADGIRTFPYANPHYIPLRPLAHEYRKLSAQNYLIFYWADEEKKLITVARVLYAKRDYNRLLESFSRDN, encoded by the coding sequence TTGTATAAACTGGAGTTTTTGCCTGTTGCACAGCGTGACATGGTCGAAATTGTGCAATATATAAGCAGGGAACTCAGTGACCCGACTGCTGCGGAGCGGTTGGCAGAGGAGCTGATCTCGGCGGCGGACGGCATACGGACGTTCCCGTATGCCAATCCCCACTATATCCCGCTGCGACCGCTCGCGCATGAATATCGGAAGCTGTCGGCACAAAATTATCTGATCTTTTACTGGGCAGATGAAGAAAAGAAGCTGATCACAGTCGCCCGCGTGCTCTATGCGAAAAGGGATTATAACCGGTTATTGGAGTCGTTTTCACGCGATAACTAG
- a CDS encoding DUF2442 domain-containing protein, which translates to MKVFAVKDEADVSATTLAWLIYYETEKRFYVELPDDADPWETPLLLSSFLKRGERTVNAYWSQLWVRQRIVPQDRQNLGQILRDNGLEAYDEFELLMLAEGRCAQDDYYLVPIRDNELPDYFAARFAKKVEDVVPLAEKRLLLFFRDGLVKRCDLRPLLEKDGSFAPLLYNDVLFRAVSVQTGGYGVCWGENLEVADSLLYEQGEAVPLSLGDFRSFVENRVINTAEAAELLECSRQNIDDLVRRGKLRPVKATPKNKLFLKGEITQRKWH; encoded by the coding sequence ATGAAGGTTTTTGCCGTCAAAGACGAGGCTGACGTTTCGGCAACGACTCTGGCGTGGCTTATCTATTATGAGACGGAAAAGCGGTTTTATGTCGAGCTTCCCGACGATGCCGATCCATGGGAGACGCCGTTGCTGCTTTCTTCTTTCCTCAAGCGCGGCGAGCGTACCGTCAACGCCTATTGGAGCCAGCTCTGGGTGAGGCAGCGTATTGTTCCGCAGGACCGGCAAAATCTGGGGCAGATTCTTCGAGACAACGGGCTTGAGGCATATGACGAGTTCGAGCTGCTGATGTTGGCGGAAGGCCGCTGCGCTCAGGATGATTATTATCTTGTGCCGATCAGGGATAATGAACTGCCGGATTATTTTGCGGCCCGTTTTGCGAAGAAGGTTGAGGACGTGGTTCCGCTCGCGGAAAAGCGCCTGCTGCTCTTTTTTCGTGACGGGCTTGTAAAAAGGTGCGATTTGCGCCCGCTGTTGGAAAAGGACGGGTCGTTCGCGCCGTTGCTTTATAACGACGTATTGTTCCGCGCGGTAAGCGTACAGACCGGCGGTTATGGCGTCTGCTGGGGGGAAAATCTGGAAGTGGCGGACAGCCTGTTGTACGAACAGGGCGAAGCCGTACCGTTGTCCCTGGGAGATTTTCGCAGTTTTGTGGAAAACAGAGTCATCAACACCGCCGAGGCAGCCGAGCTGCTGGAATGTTCAAGGCAGAATATTGACGACCTAGTCAGGCGCGGCAAGCTGCGCCCTGTCAAGGCCACGCCGAAGAATAAGTTGTTTTTAAAGGGTGAGATCACTCAGCGTAAGTGGCATTGA
- a CDS encoding zinc ribbon domain-containing protein — MTAIEEKAAALLEKCEILSLASISEDGFPRTCVMSKAGCDGMSRIFFATGASSRKTAHFMKNPRAGVSFGDEKDSVTMIGTIKIVEDESLKNSLWKDWYTAHFPGGPKDPEYCVLQFDALEATLYIDGEFVTWRASDGKVFYRFCQSCGMPLAAEEMYGTEDGGGKSGEYCLYCMKDGRFTADMTMDEMIEFCIPHMEAAHPEMSAAGAREMMQKVLPRLKRWQTN; from the coding sequence ATGACTGCAATTGAAGAAAAGGCGGCGGCTTTGCTTGAGAAATGTGAGATTTTATCGCTGGCTTCGATAAGCGAAGACGGCTTCCCGCGGACCTGCGTTATGAGCAAGGCCGGCTGCGATGGAATGAGCCGGATATTTTTCGCAACGGGGGCAAGTTCGCGTAAGACGGCCCATTTTATGAAAAACCCAAGGGCCGGGGTCTCATTCGGCGACGAAAAGGACAGCGTTACAATGATCGGAACAATAAAGATCGTGGAAGACGAATCCCTCAAAAACAGCCTCTGGAAAGATTGGTACACCGCTCACTTTCCCGGCGGTCCCAAGGACCCGGAATATTGCGTGCTGCAGTTTGACGCCCTGGAGGCGACCCTCTACATAGACGGCGAGTTCGTCACCTGGCGCGCATCAGACGGGAAGGTATTTTACAGATTCTGCCAAAGCTGCGGCATGCCGCTCGCCGCGGAAGAGATGTACGGAACGGAGGACGGCGGCGGCAAGAGCGGCGAATATTGCCTTTACTGCATGAAGGATGGAAGATTCACCGCCGACATGACGATGGACGAGATGATCGAGTTCTGCATCCCCCATATGGAAGCGGCGCATCCAGAAATGTCCGCCGCCGGCGCGCGCGAAATGATGCAAAAAGTCCTGCCGAGGCTTAAGCGGTGGCAAACGAACTGA